One window of Nostoc sp. C052 genomic DNA carries:
- a CDS encoding endonuclease/exonuclease/phosphatase family protein, with protein MSNIQEHVNTLITKFVPGYRFLRLQELTIDKNNSLQTEIDSKSIKILNWNIAKQNYNKNWVKDFVKIIDTYQPNLIFLQEFSLKLEADEWGKWLKMNWSFAPNFVDIHHQTYSGIFTAATISPISKKVITTQHLEPIVRTPKISLITEYLLSEQSTTLLTINSHLINFVDLNKFKIQLQELELALSIHRGPLIFSGDFNTWSRKRAVILNQVTTKLGLTPVVFAPHHQDKIKRFLFSPPLDHIFYRDISVKKASAKVLDEICSSDHKPLLAEFTYK; from the coding sequence ATGTCTAATATTCAAGAACACGTCAATACTCTCATAACTAAATTTGTTCCAGGTTATAGATTTCTGCGTTTGCAAGAACTGACAATTGATAAAAATAATTCCCTCCAAACAGAAATTGATAGTAAATCAATTAAAATTCTCAATTGGAATATTGCTAAACAAAACTATAATAAAAATTGGGTAAAAGATTTTGTAAAAATTATTGATACTTATCAACCAAACCTGATATTTTTACAAGAATTTTCTCTCAAATTAGAAGCAGATGAATGGGGCAAATGGCTGAAAATGAATTGGAGCTTTGCACCTAACTTTGTAGATATTCATCATCAAACCTATTCGGGGATTTTCACAGCAGCTACAATCAGTCCAATTAGCAAAAAAGTTATCACTACTCAACATCTTGAGCCGATTGTGAGAACTCCTAAAATTTCTTTAATTACTGAGTATCTGCTATCTGAACAAAGCACAACTCTCTTGACAATTAATAGCCATTTGATAAATTTTGTAGATTTAAATAAATTTAAAATACAACTTCAAGAATTAGAGCTAGCGTTATCTATACATCGTGGCCCACTAATATTTTCAGGAGATTTTAATACTTGGAGTCGAAAAAGAGCAGTTATCCTCAATCAAGTAACAACAAAACTAGGGTTAACACCTGTAGTTTTCGCACCTCATCATCAGGATAAAATTAAACGCTTCCTATTCTCACCCCCTTTAGATCATATCTTTTACCGAGATATCAGTGTGAAGAAAGCTAGTGCGAAAGTGCTAGACGAAATTTGTTCATCAGATCATAAACCATTGCTGGCAGAATTTACTTATAAGTAA